AAAGGGGAAATTAAATCTTCCAAAAGGACAAAGCGAATACGAATATTTAAACGATTTAAAAAAGCTTGCTGCTAAGAACAAGTTATTTAAGTCTTTCATCGGGATGGGATACTACGGTACCATTACCCCTCCGGTAATTCAACGTAATGTTCTTGAAAATCCAGGATGGTATACTGCTTACACCCCTTACCAGGCAGAAATTTCTCAAGGTAGATTAGAAGCGCTTTTAAATTTCCAAACCATGGTAATGGATTTTACCGGAATGGAAATGGCTAATGCTTCATTATTGGATGAAGCCACTGCAGCGGCCGAGGCAATGTCTATGCTTTTTGCTGCACGCGATCGCAAAAAAGCAAAGGCCGGTCAGAACAAGTTTTTTGTGGATGAAAATGTATTCCCTCATACCATAGATGTTCTTAAATCTAGAGCTACACCTCTTGAAATTGAGCTCGTTTTTGGAAGCTGGAAAGATTTCGATAAAAGTGAATCGTACTACGGAGCGCTAATTCAATATCCTAACCAATACGGTGAAATAGAAGATTACCGCCAGTGGACTGAAGAATGCCACAACAACGGAATTAAGGTGGTTGTTGCCAGTGACCTAATGGCTCTTGCATTGCTTACACCTCCCGGTGAATGGGGAGCTGACGTGGTTGTTGGTTCTGCGCAAAGATTTGGAGTTCCTATGGGATATGGTGGACCTCACGCAGCATTTTTCGCTACCAAAGATGAATTTAAAAGACAACTTCCTGGAAGAATTATAGGGGTAAGTCAGGACAAAGCTGGAAACCGTGCTTTGCGTATGGCGCTTCAAACCCGCGAGCAACATATTAAAAGAGATAGAGCCACCTCTAACATTTGTACTGCACAAGCACTATTAGCAACCATGGCATCTATGTACGCGGTTTACCATGGTGCTGAAGGACTAGAGAAAATTGCTCAATTTATTAATGCCAAGGCTTCTAAAGTTCACGGAGAGCTTAAGCGTTTAGGTTACGATGTAAGCGAAGCTCCATTCTTCGACACTTTCTACGTAAGAATGGATGCTGCAGAGCAATTGGCGTTAAGAGATTTCTGTATTGCAGAGGAAATTAACCTTCGTCACGAAGAAGACAGAGTATGTATCTCCATAGATGAGGCTACAACTCCGAACGACATCAATCGTTTGGTAAGAGGTTTTGCAAATCTTGCCACGCAAGATCACGTGGAGCTTGGAAATGAAGATTTTGTATTCGAAAACAACTTCCCTGCTTTTGCTAAAAGAAGTTCTAAATACTTACAACATCCTGTTTTCAGTAAATATCACTCAGAAACTGAGATGATGCGTTATTTAAAGCGTCTTGAAAACAAGGATATTTCGCTTACGCACTCCATGATTCCTTTGGGATCTTGTACCATGAAATTAAATGCAGCCAGCGAACTTTTACCAATCACTTGGCCAGAATTTGCTTCGGTACACCCCTTTACACCGGCTGAACAGGTAATGGGATATGCAGAACTTTTAGATACTTTAAGTACTTGGCTTGCCGAGGTTACCGGTTTCCATTCGGTTTCTTTACAGCCAAATTCAGGTGCGCAAGGTGAGTACGCTGGTCTTATGGTAATTAGAGCTTACCACGAACACAATGGTGATAAGCACAGAAATATTGTGTTGATTCCAGCCTCTGCGCATGGAACCAATCCTGCATCTGCGGTAATGGCTGGAATGAAGGTAGTAGTAGTTAAATGTGACGAAAACGGAAACATCGATACTACCGACCTAAGAGCCAAGGCAGAGCAGCATTCTGAAAATCTTTCAGCGCTTATGGTAACCTACCCTAGTACGCACGGAGTGTTTGAGGAGGATATCTTAGAAATAACTGAAATCATCCACCAGCATGGTGGTCAGGTTTATATGGATGGTGCTAATATGAATGCTCAGGTTGGAATTACCAATCCTGGAATTATCGGGGCCGATGTTTGTCACCTTAACCTTCACAAAACTTTTGCTATCCCACATGGTGGTGGAGGTCCTGGAATGGGGCCAATTGGAGTTGCAGAACACCTAACGCCATTTTTACCGGGCCATAGTGTAGCGCTTACCAACGAGGAAACCAATATTAATGCAGTTTCTGCAGCGCAATACGGATCGGCATTAATCCTTATTATTTCATACGGATACCTAAAGATGTTAGGTAGGGATGGTTTAGAAGAAGCAACCAAACACGCCATCCTAAACGCCAATTATATTAAGGCTAGGTTACAGGAAAAGTACCCTGTATTATACCAAGGTAAGAATGGTACGGTAGCTCATGAAATGATTGTAGATCTTAGAGGATTTAAAGAAAGAGGTGGAATTGAAGCTGAAGATTTAGCAAAGCGCTTAATAGACTTTGGTTTCCATGCACCAACCCTTTCTTTCCCCGTTGCAGGTACGGTAATGATTGAACCGACAGAGAGCGAAAGCAAAGAAGAGCTAGATCGTTTCTGTGATGCCATGCTTTGCATCCACCAAGAAATGGAGGAAGTAATTTTGGGAATTCAAGATAGAGATGACAACGTTCTAAAAAATGCACCGCATACCTTGAATCATGTTTGTAGCTCGGATTGGAACCATGGTTACGATAGAGAAAAGGCTGCTTTTGCCCTACCATACTTGAAAGAAACTAAGTATTGGAGTCCAACAGCAAGAGTAGATAATGCCTTTGGAGACAGAAATTTAATTTGCAGCTGTCCACCATTGGAAGAATATATGTAAGATTATTTTGATATCAATCAGGATTTTAAATCAAATAATTGAGAAGCCTCAGATTTTTCTGGGGCTTTTTTTGCATTAAATAACAGTTAACTTCTTTTAAAGGTTGGGTTAAGGGGGTAAACAACAAGTTAGTCATCCAATAGTGGCTTATAATTTATAGGCTCTCAATTTATCTTAACCTTAACAGATATATATTTTTGCCCCTCAACCAAAGTGAAAATTATATAACATGAAAAAAATCTACGCATTAGGAGTTGCAGCCCTTATCTCGGGTGGAGCTTTTGCTCAAAGTGCAATCACTAAAGATTTACCACACCTTCCTGGTAAGGTTGGAGCACCTGTTCAAACTGAACAAGGAGCACTTCTTGAAGGTCGTGAGGCTAGAGCAATGAAAATGATGGACGTTAGAAAAACTCCAGGAGATGTAGTTGCTTCTTTTAACTTCGATGACAACCTAGAAGGATGGTACCCAGATACCCTTAACATTCCAGATTCTGTACCTACTTTCTACAGATTCGAGCACCAAACGGATTCTACTTTAGATGGTCCTTTCTCTGCTCAAGCAGTAAACTCTCAATCTCCAAAAGGTTTTGCAGGTTTTGAGGTTGACAGACAAACACAAGAAAATGGAATTCCTTACATCACCGAAAGATGTTGGGCTGGTTTAACTTCTCCAGTAATGGACCTTTCTTCTGCAGCTGCTGAGAAAGATGAGTTAATCATGTACTTCCACAACGTATACCGTCACTGTTGTTCATTCATCTTAGAATTACGTTTAGATATTTCTGTAGATGGTGGTCAAACTTTCCCTGGTGACAAGAGAATCAACATTTTCCCATTCGATGGTGTAACCAACGTAGGTGGAAACCGTAACGTAAGATCTGGTGGTGATAACTTCACTATTGTTCCTATCGGTACTGAAGTATTCGCTAACGAGGCTGACCTTTCCAACGTAGTATTCCGTTTCACATGGGACGGTTCTGTTGTTGATGCGAACGGTCAAACGTCTAACGTATACTACTGGGGTCTTGATGATATTTCTATCGAAGTTGCTTCTACTACTGACCTATTAATTACTGACGCTGATTACGGTGATCCAGTAGGAGATTGGGATTACAGAAAAATGCCTGAGCAATTCATCGACGGATACCCAATGCGTGTTGAAGTAACCAACAACGGTTCTGATGCTGCTTCATTCAGAGCTTATGTTGAGTTAACTAACGACGCTTTAGGAAAAACTGTAACAGATTCAACTGACCTTATCACTATCGGAGGGTTCTCTGATACTGCTATCGTTTATCCTACTTTCACTAGCTACGATATCAATGAAGATTGGTTAGGTGAGTGGAGCATTACTCACTACATTAAGGCTGACGCTTCTACTCCAGACAAAATTGTAAACAGCTTAGATACTTTCCAAGTTGTGCCTATCGAAGTAACTACTTCACTATGGTCTCACGCAAGAGATTGGACTGGTGGTGTTACCGTAACAAGAGAACACAGAGATGGTGCAAGACCAGGTATGGGTATTGCTCAAGCTATTGAGCTTCCACCAAACGTTTCTACTGCTAGATTAATGAAAATGCGTGCTGCATTACACGATACTATCGCTGGAGACGAAGATTCAAGAATTACTGTTCCTAATCAAATGGACTTCGTTCTTGAAGAATACCCAGATTTCAATATCAATGGAACTGCTTCTGAGACTTTCCTTACAATTTACTTCAACGAAAGTACTAACGAAGTGAATGGACAAATCGAAATCAACGATCAGCAAGCTAGAGATACTCGTCTTACAAAAGAAGGTATGGCTACTCCAGTAGAAATTATTGGTGATGCATACAACGTATTAACTGACGAGCCTTTCACTGACATTAACCGTGAAGATGATTACCACATTGTTCTTCGTCCTAATGAGCCAATTAATGTTTGTGCTGCTGGAGATAACGGAGATAATGGTACTCGTATCTACGGTAACTACGGTTCTGCAGGTGAGCAGTGGTGGATTGGTGATGCTGCTGTACTACTTGACCTTTTTGTTGAGCCACTTGATAAGCACAAGAACATTGCTGACAACGAGAAAGCACTTAGCTTCCAGTTAGCTCAAAACTCTCCTAACCCATTCAATGGTGTTACTGAGATTGCTTACAACCTAGAAACTGCTGGAAACGTAAGCTTCAGAGTAATGGACATCACTGGTAAAATTGTAGAAAACAGAGCTTCTGAGCGTATGAACGCTGGTAAGCACGTTGTTTCTGTAGATGCTAGCAACTACAACAGCGGAATTTACTTCTACACTCTTACTGTAGATGGTGAGTCTATCACTAAGAAAATGATCGTGAACAAGTAATATTGTTCTAACTATATTATAAAAGCCCCCACGCGATGCGTGGGGGCTTTTTTGTTTATAGACCTTAGGTTGTTTCACAATTCGGTTGCCCGGCTGGATTGCATTTCCTCATTGATACATTTCCAAACTAAAAAATTAATAAGCCCTCTTGGCTGGATTGCAAATCCAGCAGCGCCTCGCTACGGGGTTTAACAGAGAATACTAATTATTACCTAACGCGAAATCTCCTTCCAAATCTACCCAATTCAATCCCCAACGGACGCCCTGTTGGATTTGTAATCCGACAAGCGGAGCACACATAAATTAGAAACTATACTAGGTTATAGACTTAAGCCCTCTTGGCTGGATTGCAAATCCAGCGGCGCCTCGCTACGGAGTTAACAGAGAATACTAATTATTACCTAACGCGAAAATCTCCTTCCAAATCTACCCAAGCCCATCCTCAACGGACGCCCGGTGGGAATTGCAATCCGACAAGCGGAGCACACATAAATTAGAAACTTTACTGGGTTATAGACTTAAGCCCTTCCGGCTGGATTACAAATCCAGCGGCGCCTCGCTGCGGAGTATAGCGGAGAACTCTAATTACTACCTAATTCGAAAACCTCATACCAAATCTACCCAATCCAAGCGCCAACGGACGCCCTGTTGGATTTGCAATCCGACAAGCAGAGCACATATATAATTGAACCAACTTAGTCATTAGACTTAAGCCCTCTCGGCAGGATTACAAATCCAGCGGCGCCTCGCTGCGGAGTACAACGAAGAATTCTAATTACTACCAAATTCGAAAACCTCATACCAAATCTACCCAATTCAATCCCCAACGGACGCCCTGTTGGATTTGTAATCCGACAAGCAGAGCAAATCCAATTATGTAACCCCCATGCTCCTATTACTATTTTTCTAACTTAGTTCCATTGATTAAATAACATCCATGAAACCCTACATTTCATTACTCGTAAGCTTGTGTTTTGTCTTAATTGGACAGGCCCAAAACAAAAGCACCAACAAAACAGGCATTTCAAAAGCCAAAATTCAAAAATCGACTTTAACCCCAAGCCAAATGTTAAATCTGGGGAGAGAGGCTAGCGCGCTTAGCTCTGAAAGCGCTAGAAAGTCGGCTACCGTATTCTACGAATACAATTTTGACGACGACCTAAACGGATGGACCAACGACACTGCTTACCGCCCGTCAACTGCTCTAAAATTTTATAGTTGGGAACACGACATCGACTCCTCTTTATGGAGCGAACATGGATCCATGGAAATGAGATCTCAAACTCCTAAGGGCTTTGCTGCTTTTGAGGTGGAGCGACAAACCAAAGAAAACGGAACGGGAGATCCCACCACCCATGAAGCCTGGGCAGCCTTTAAGTCCCCAATAATGGATCTTACAAATGTTCCAAAGGAAGAAATTCAAAATTTATACATACGTATCAATAATGTATACCGTCACTGTTGCTCCATTTATCTTGAGATGAAACTAGAAATTTCTTTAGACGGAGGTAATACCTACCTACCCAATAGCATGGACGTTATTCGCAAAGATGGAATGGGAGGCGCAAGTTTTAGTAGGAATATGAGCACCAGCGCCGATAATCTGACCTTTCTTCCTGTGGGGGCAGAGCTTATTCCAAATAACTCAGCCGAATTTAATCAAGTGGTTTTCAGATTTGTTTGGGCAAGTACTCCAGATCTTAACGGACAACAAAGCGATTATTATTACTGGGGGATAGACGACTTTACCCTTTACCTACGCCCAGAAGTGGATTTAGTAATCGAAGAAGCTCATTATGGTAATCCGAACTTGGGTTGGGATTTTAAAAAGCTACCACAAGATTTCATAAAGGATTATGTGATGGCCGTTAAAGTGAAAAATTACGGTTCTCAAGAAGCCTTTTTTAGGTCTTACGTGCTTTTACACAACAAAGCATTAAATAAAACCATTATAGACTCCTCTGAGGAGCGCTCTTTAACTTCCTTTGGTTCCACTTATTTTACCCTACCCACCTTTACTTCATATACCAATACCGAAGACTATAAAGGGGAATGGACCATAACTCATTTTATTAAAGCAAGTAAATCGACTCCTGATGGATTTGTAAATGCTCTGGACACCATGAAGGCACCTTCTATCTGGGTTACCCATGATATCTGGGCGCACGCTGGCCCGTGGAATGGTGATGTTTTGTTATCCCCAGCTGACAGCAATGGTGTTAAAGCCAAACCATTACCTATTGGTCAAATAATACAACTACCCCAAAACGTGAGCTCAACAGTTATAACAGGAATTGGAGTCGCTTTACATGATAGCACCGGAGATCCCAACAGTAAAATTACGGTACCCAATAAATTAAGTTTTTCAATATCCGATGACTACGATTTCAATGCTGCCCCTGACGCAATGTATTATAATGAGGAAACAGGAGAAACCTCTGGGTATATTGAATTATCAGCAGAAAATCGATCGAATCGACTAAACCAGGTGGGAGATAAGGATGTAAAATACATTACCGGCGGTATTTACAACTTAAATAACGATTCCTACGAACTAAAAATTAGTTCGTTTAATAGATATGCCATTTTTGTAAACCCTGATGAGAAAATCAATTATTGCGTGGAAGGAGCTAATTATGATAGGGCCTCTGTTATGTACGGCGACTTTGGCACAAATGGGGAAAGTTGGTATCAAACTGACCAAAACCTAATGTTCGAACTAACCATAAAAACCAGCACTACCGATATCGCCAATAATGAGGAAAAGGAGTTTAGTTTAGAACAAAACATACCTAACCCATTCAAGGGAATTACCGAAATAGCATATACCCTAAACACGAGTAAAACAGTAAGTTTTACAATTATGGACATCACAGGTAAAATTGTGGATAAGAGAAATTTTAAACCACAAAACGGTGGTAAAAACATAATCTCGGTAGATGCAAGTAATTACAACAGCGGTATATACTTCTACACTCTTACTGTAGACGGTGAGTCTATCACGAAGAAAATGATTGTGAATAAGTAATATTGTTCTAACTATATTTTAAAAGCCCCCACGCGCTGTGTGGGGGCTTTTTTGTTTATAGACCTTAGTTGTTTCACAATTCGGTTGCTCGGCTGGATTGCATTTCCTCATTGATACATTTCCAAACTAAAAAATTAATAAGCCCTCTTGGCTGGATTGCAAATCCAGCGGTGCCTCGCTACGGGGTTTAACAGAGAATACTAATTATTACCTAACCCGAAAATCTCCTTCCAAATCTACCCAAGCCCATCCTCAACGGACGCCTTGTTGGATTTGCAATCCGACAAGCAGAGCACACATAAAATATAAACTTTACTGGGTTATAGACTTAAGCCCTCTCGGCTGGATTGCAAATCCAGCGGCGCCTCACTGCGGAGTATAGCGGAGAACTCTAATTACTACCTAATTCGAAAACCTCATACCAAATCTACCCAATCCAAGCTCCAACGGACGCCCTGTTGGATTTGCAATCCGACAAGCGGAGTAGGAAAACAAAAACAGGTATACCCTATTGAAGTTTTTCCTTCAATTCAGCCATGAAAGATGAAGCATAGACAAAATCATTAACCTCTTTATTCTGAGTAGTAAGGATATCTCTTTTATCTCCACCCCACCACATACTACCGTTATAAAGGAAGTGGATATGATCTCCAATTTCAATTACTGAATTCATATCATGTGAAATTACTATGGTGGTGATATCGTACTCGTAAGTGATTTCCTGAATTAATTTATCGATTACAATAGATGTTTTGGGATCTAGTCCAGAGTTAGGTTCATCGCAAAACAGATAAGCCGGTTTCATGGCGATCGCCCTGGCAATTCCAACCCTTTTCTGCATTCCCCCACTTATTTCACTTGGAAAAAGATGAATACGCTCCTCAGCTATTTTAACCCGTTTGAGACAAAACATTGCCCGGTCCATTATTTCCTCCGTACTGGCATCGGAAAACATCCGTAGTGGGAACAAAACATTCTCTAAAACCGACATAGAGTCGAACAAAGCGGAACCCTGGAAAAGCATCCCCATTTGTTTTCTTATCTCTCGTCTTTCGTCCTCACTTATTTTAAAGAAGTCTTTGCCATTGTATAAAACCTCACCCTCGGTTGGTTTTAGCAAGCCAACGGTGCATTTTGTCAGAACAGACTTACCCGATCCACTCTGACCGATAATCATATTCACCTTACCCTTTTTAAAGCTAAGGTTGATGTCTCTCAGTACCTCTGCATCGCCAAAAGACTTATATAACCCTTTAATTTCAATCATATAAGTAGCATTTGGGTTAACACATAATTGAGGATAAGGATAAGAATACTGCTGTATACTACTGCTTTGGTGGACGAAACACCTACTTCTAACGCTCCTCCCCTAGTGAAGTACCCGTGGTAACTTGATACGGAAGTAATTACAAAAGCAAATGCCACGGTTTTAATCAAAGCATACACCACCGTAAATGGCTTAAAATCTAACTGAACCCCTGTAAAGTAATCCTGGGAAGAAACTATCCCTGTGCCTATACTTACTATCCACCCTCCTCCAATACCGAGAAACATGCTCATAATTATGAGGAAAGGATTGATCAAAATGGCTGCAGTAATTTTTGGAAGAATTAAAAAGCTAGCGGAGTTAACCCCCATAATCTCCAGCGCATCAATTTGCTCTGTAACCCTCATGGTTCCTATCTCACTGGCTACATTTGACCCCACCTTACCTGCGAGAATTAGGGAAATAATGGTAGGTGCAAACTCCAAGATAACCGATTGCCTTGTAGCAAAACCAACTGTATAGAGAGGAATTAAAGGGCTGTCAATATTAGTTGCCGTTTGCAGGGTAATAACGGCCCCCATAAAAAAGGAAAGCAAGGCCACTATACCTGTAGACTTTACCCCAAGCGCATCCACTTCCTGAAGGACACGCTCAAAAAATATTCTAGCCTTTTGTGGTCGCCTAAATACGCTTTTAATAAGCATAAAATAGCTTCCAAAATGTGTTAGTAATGCTATCATGATTGCTCTTGAGCAAATGTATAGTTTTGAAGGCTAATTCTTAATTTTACCCTATGAAACTGACCTTAAAAAATGTTGTATCGATTTGTGTGTTTGTCGTGATTACCTTCTCTTTAATTTCTTGTGGATCGGGTAAACGCAAAAAGAAAAAGTGCAACACCTGCCCTAAATGGGAAATTTCTGAATAAAGTATGGATTGGAAGGACAGATTTCCCGAAGAAGTTGGAGCTAAAATTTCGGAAATAGAAAAACGCTTCCCCCGCGTTGAAACACGTTGGGTTGGAAACCGAAGATCTAAATTAGGAGACTACCGACCATCCAATGAATTTGAACCTAGGGCCAACATAACACTCAATAAAAACCTTGACTTATTTGTGGCCCTGCTTGTGTGGATACATGAATTTGCACATCACATTACGTGGTTGGAACATGGACGATCTGTTGCACCGCATGGAAAAGAATGGAAAATGAATTTCAAATCACTTTTCGAACAACATTTTCAATCTTTTTTTCCAGAAGAATGGGAGGATCCATTAAAGCGCTATTTTAAAAATCCAAAGGCCACAACTTTTTCGAGCCCCTCATTGAGGCAATTTTATACCAATCCAGCAGAAAACCCCAATTTACCGACCCTAAAAGAGCTAAATGACGGAACGGAGTTTACCTTTAGGTTAAGAAGCTTTAAACGCATTAAAAAATTGCGCACCTACATTTTGTGTTGTGAGTTAAACACTGGGAGAAAATTCAGAATAAATGGAGCATGTAGAGTGGAAATAATCCCCGCCAATAGGGCTTAATTTCATAAACTTGCACCAAATTTTTTGAAATCACATCATGAGGCAAAATCATTATGCCGTAATTATGGCGGGTGGTATTGGAAGCCGTTTTTGGCCCATGAGTACCGACGCCTTCCCCAAGCAGTTTCACGACGTTTTGGGAACTGGAAAGACTCTTATTCAGCAAACTTTTTCCCGACTTAATAAAACCATCCCTGCAGAAAACATACTTGTAGTTACAAATAGTGCCTACAAAAGTCTTGTTGCAGAGCAGCTTCCTGAAATGAAGGAGGCCCATATTTTATGCGAACCTAGCCGAAGAAATACGGCTCCATGTATTGCGTATGCCGCAATGCATATTAAAAGTCAGTGCAAAGACGCTACCATGATTGTTGCGCCTAGTGACCATTTAATCATGGATGAAAACGAATTTTCGAGAATAATCGAGAAGGGAATGCAACACGCCGAACAAAGTCACGACTTAGTTACCTTGGGTATAAAGCCATCAAGACCCGACACGGGATATGGTTATATCCAATTTAAAGATGGAGACAAGGAAGGAGAAATAAAACCAGTAAAAACCTTTACTGAAAAGCCTAATTTGGAGCTAGCAAAGAGCTTTATTAAAAGCGGCGATTTCTACTGGAATTCTGGAATCTTTATATGGACCGTTAATGACATCCTACAGCGATTTGAGCAACATCTTCCAGAGATGTTTCAACTTTTTGCCGACGAAGAAAGTAAGTTCGCTGGACCAGAGGAGGAAAAGGCAATAGAATCCATCTACCAAAACTGTACAAATATTTCCATTGACTACGGTATTATGGAAAATGACAAAAATGTTTCGGTAGTATTATCCGATTTCGGTTGGAGCGATTTAGGTACATGGGGTAGTTTATACGGCCATGTGCAACAAGATGAGGATAAAAACGCCATAGTTGGAAAGAAAGTCCAGATGTACGATAGCGAAGGTTGCATGGTGAGTGTACCCCAAGATAAGCTAGTTGTTCTCCAAGGGCTTAAGGACTACATTGTAGTGGAAAGTAATGGAGTGCTTTTAGTTTGTAAGAAAAAAGAGGAACAACGAATAAAGCAGTTTCTCGCCGATGTAAAATCTAAAAAGTTGGTATAAAAAAAGGAGGCTAAAAAGCCTCCTTTTTAATTTAAATAGGTTGGGTACTATTATCTCCCAATCATTTTAGAAGGATCTACCCATTGATCAAATTCCTCTTCGTTAAGGTATCCCAGATTAACGGCCTCTTCTTTAAGCGTAGTTCCGTTTTCGTGAGCAGTTTTTGCAATTTTTGCTGCCTTTTCATACCCTATTTTGGTATTAAGAGCAGTAACCAGCATAAGTGAATTATTTAGGTTTTCCTTAATTCTTCTCTCATTTGGCTCTAATCCTACTATACAGTTCTCGTTAAATGAATCGCATCCATCGGCTAAAAGCGTAGCAGACCAAAGAAGGTTATACGCCATCATAGGCTTAAATACGTTTAGCTGGAAATGTCCATTCATTCCACCCGTTGTAACTGCAACATCGTTACCGATAACTTGAGCACAAAGCATGGTTACCGCCTCACTTTGAGTTGGATTTACTTTACCCGGCATAATTGAAGATCCAGGTTCATTGGCAGGAATAATGTACTCACCAATTCCACATCTTGGCCCTGAAGCTAACAAACGCACATCGTTAGCAACTTTCATAAGAGAAACAGCTAATTGCTTCAGTGCTCCATGGGTTTCAACGATGGCATCGTGCGCAGAAAGTGCTTCGAATTTATTTTTTGCCGAAACGAAAGGAAGTCCTGTAAAATCGGCAATTTTCTTTGCGACTAATTCTGAATATCCTTTTGGAGTATTAATTCCTGTTCCTACTGCAGTTCCACCTAACGCTAATTCAGCTAAATGTGGTAAGGTATTTTTAATAGCAATTAGAGCGTGATCTAATTGAGATACCCAACCTGAAATTTCTTGCCCTACGGTTAATGGTGTGGCATCCATCAGGTGCGTTCTACCAATTTTAACAACGTTATCGAAGGTTTTTGCCTTTTGATCGAGCACATTTCTCAAGCGTTCAACCGCTGGAATTAGAACCTCAACCACCTTTTTGTAACAGGCAATGTGCATTCCCGTCGGGAAGGTATCGTTAGACGATTGCGACTTATTTACATCGTCGTTAGGGTGAATAGCCTTTTTCTCGTCAGTAAGGGCTCCACCGTTAATAACATGACCTCTATTGGCTACCACCTCATTAACGTTCATGTTACTTTGTGTACCCGATCCAGTTTGCCAAACTACTAGTGGAAACTGATCATCTAGCTTACCTTCCAGAATTTCATCGCAAACGGCAGAAATAAGGTCTTTCTTTTTTTCATCAAGCACTCCTAACTCGCAGTTAGCATGAGCTGCTGCCTTCTTTAAATAGGCAAAGCCATAAACCACCTCCATGGGCATACTAGCCGCAGGACCGATTTTAAAATTGTTTCTAGATCTTTCGGTTTGGGCACCCCAATATTTGTCTGCGGGCACCTTTACTGGACCAATGGTGTCGAACTCTGTTCTAAATTCCATGAATTACTAAGCTTTTGGAATGGATAAATTGTTACT
The genomic region above belongs to Luteibaculum oceani and contains:
- a CDS encoding mannose-1-phosphate guanylyltransferase: MRQNHYAVIMAGGIGSRFWPMSTDAFPKQFHDVLGTGKTLIQQTFSRLNKTIPAENILVVTNSAYKSLVAEQLPEMKEAHILCEPSRRNTAPCIAYAAMHIKSQCKDATMIVAPSDHLIMDENEFSRIIEKGMQHAEQSHDLVTLGIKPSRPDTGYGYIQFKDGDKEGEIKPVKTFTEKPNLELAKSFIKSGDFYWNSGIFIWTVNDILQRFEQHLPEMFQLFADEESKFAGPEEEKAIESIYQNCTNISIDYGIMENDKNVSVVLSDFGWSDLGTWGSLYGHVQQDEDKNAIVGKKVQMYDSEGCMVSVPQDKLVVLQGLKDYIVVESNGVLLVCKKKEEQRIKQFLADVKSKKLV
- the fumC gene encoding class II fumarate hydratase; its protein translation is MEFRTEFDTIGPVKVPADKYWGAQTERSRNNFKIGPAASMPMEVVYGFAYLKKAAAHANCELGVLDEKKKDLISAVCDEILEGKLDDQFPLVVWQTGSGTQSNMNVNEVVANRGHVINGGALTDEKKAIHPNDDVNKSQSSNDTFPTGMHIACYKKVVEVLIPAVERLRNVLDQKAKTFDNVVKIGRTHLMDATPLTVGQEISGWVSQLDHALIAIKNTLPHLAELALGGTAVGTGINTPKGYSELVAKKIADFTGLPFVSAKNKFEALSAHDAIVETHGALKQLAVSLMKVANDVRLLASGPRCGIGEYIIPANEPGSSIMPGKVNPTQSEAVTMLCAQVIGNDVAVTTGGMNGHFQLNVFKPMMAYNLLWSATLLADGCDSFNENCIVGLEPNERRIKENLNNSLMLVTALNTKIGYEKAAKIAKTAHENGTTLKEEAVNLGYLNEEEFDQWVDPSKMIGR
- a CDS encoding MlaE family ABC transporter permease — encoded protein: MALLTHFGSYFMLIKSVFRRPQKARIFFERVLQEVDALGVKSTGIVALLSFFMGAVITLQTATNIDSPLIPLYTVGFATRQSVILEFAPTIISLILAGKVGSNVASEIGTMRVTEQIDALEIMGVNSASFLILPKITAAILINPFLIIMSMFLGIGGGWIVSIGTGIVSSQDYFTGVQLDFKPFTVVYALIKTVAFAFVITSVSSYHGYFTRGGALEVGVSSTKAVVYSSILILILNYVLTQMLLI
- a CDS encoding SprT-like domain-containing protein: MDWKDRFPEEVGAKISEIEKRFPRVETRWVGNRRSKLGDYRPSNEFEPRANITLNKNLDLFVALLVWIHEFAHHITWLEHGRSVAPHGKEWKMNFKSLFEQHFQSFFPEEWEDPLKRYFKNPKATTFSSPSLRQFYTNPAENPNLPTLKELNDGTEFTFRLRSFKRIKKLRTYILCCELNTGRKFRINGACRVEIIPANRA
- a CDS encoding ABC transporter ATP-binding protein: MIEIKGLYKSFGDAEVLRDINLSFKKGKVNMIIGQSGSGKSVLTKCTVGLLKPTEGEVLYNGKDFFKISEDERREIRKQMGMLFQGSALFDSMSVLENVLFPLRMFSDASTEEIMDRAMFCLKRVKIAEERIHLFPSEISGGMQKRVGIARAIAMKPAYLFCDEPNSGLDPKTSIVIDKLIQEITYEYDITTIVISHDMNSVIEIGDHIHFLYNGSMWWGGDKRDILTTQNKEVNDFVYASSFMAELKEKLQ